One Choloepus didactylus isolate mChoDid1 chromosome 8, mChoDid1.pri, whole genome shotgun sequence DNA window includes the following coding sequences:
- the LOC119542374 gene encoding E3 ubiquitin-protein ligase RNF138-like → MSVWTVACFLSAMREKGIHCPFCHGNVTRRERARPEQALDLENIMRKFSGSCRCCAKQIKFYHMRHPYKSGKKYQDEYGVSFIIPNFQISQDSVGNSNRSETSTSGNTETYQENSSSGHPIFKCPLCQESNFTRQRLLDHCNSNHLFQIVPLT, encoded by the exons ATGTCTGTGTGGACTGTGGCATGTTTCCTGAGTGCaatgagagaaaaaggaataCATTGTCCCTTCTGTCATGGAAATGTGACGAGAAGAGAAAGAGCACGTCCTGAACAGGCCTTAGACCTTGAAAATATCATGAGGAAGTTTTCTGGTAGCTGCAGATGCTGTGCAAAACAGATTAAATTCTATCATATGAGACATCCTTACAAATCTGGTAAGAAGTATCAGGATGAATATGGTGTTTCTTTTATCATTCCAAACTTTCAGATCTCTCAAGATTCAGTAGGAAACAGTAATAGGAGTGAAACGTCCACATCTGGTAACACAGAAACTTACCAAGAGAATTCAAGTTCTGGGCATCCCATCTTTAAGTGTCCCTTGTGTCAAGAATCAAATTTTACCAGACAGCGTTTACTGGATCACTGTAACAGCAATCACCTATTTCAGATAGTTCCCCTGACAT AA